One segment of Nostoc flagelliforme CCNUN1 DNA contains the following:
- a CDS encoding DUF4079 domain-containing protein, with product MNLPSFLWLWKIAAWSMGLSLLAYLMLAVTGVWMFRARTSQQFPFITPFIGGNKGVRSLHYTMGISMVSLVLLLLAIGIVGTLGHFGSLGHSSHLVAGLIVVGLVLLSAFSATQISARRPWARPLHVGINIILFIGFAWVSLTGWIVVQKYLP from the coding sequence ATGAATCTGCCTTCATTTCTTTGGTTGTGGAAAATAGCCGCCTGGTCAATGGGGTTGTCCCTGCTGGCATATCTGATGTTAGCAGTCACCGGCGTTTGGATGTTTCGGGCGAGAACTTCGCAGCAATTTCCTTTTATTACGCCATTTATAGGCGGAAATAAAGGGGTGCGATCGCTCCACTATACAATGGGCATCAGCATGGTAAGTTTAGTACTACTACTGCTAGCGATCGGCATTGTTGGCACTCTCGGTCACTTTGGCTCTTTAGGTCACTCATCACATTTAGTTGCTGGATTGATAGTAGTAGGATTAGTTTTACTATCTGCTTTCAGTGCAACGCAAATTAGTGCCAGACGACCTTGGGCTAGACCCTTACACGTCGGCATAAATATTATTCTATTTATAGGATTTGCCTGGGTATCCCTTACTGGTTGGATTGTAGTGCAAAAATATTTACCCTAA
- a CDS encoding DUF1830 domain-containing protein: MAQILDPLPPEQSGKILCCYINATSKIQVARISNIPNWYFERVVFPGQRLVFEAPRKGQLEIHTGMMASAILSDKIPCDRLMLDEPSVYEFDTDSSDEKDLINTRSIVQQINTKIGDTTKPLQILGLASVD; this comes from the coding sequence ATGGCTCAAATATTAGATCCTCTACCACCTGAGCAATCGGGAAAAATTCTCTGCTGCTACATTAATGCCACGAGCAAAATACAGGTAGCTCGCATCTCCAATATTCCCAACTGGTACTTTGAAAGGGTTGTTTTTCCTGGACAACGTTTAGTGTTTGAAGCTCCGCGAAAAGGTCAGTTGGAGATTCATACAGGGATGATGGCAAGTGCAATTTTATCCGATAAAATTCCGTGCGATCGCCTAATGCTCGACGAACCCAGCGTTTATGAGTTTGATACAGACTCATCAGATGAAAAAGACCTTATTAATACTAGGTCTATAGTGCAGCAAATTAATACAAAAATCGGAGATACTACAAAACCCTTACAAATCCTTGGTTTAGCATCGGTTGATTAA